A genomic stretch from Euzebyales bacterium includes:
- a CDS encoding cation acetate symporter, with protein MTVDLAALIATLAGLTMLALALAVRPRRASSIDFYLAGQRIGVVTNALAICGDYFSAASFLGVAAAVYVSGLDGVWYAAGFAAGFVPVLLFVAAPMRRFGQYSLPDFLGRRLVSDQVRLAAVGVVQIIVLSYLIPQAVASGITWSLLVGSGVLGLDAYATGVVVATTTIAGLVAFGGMRGTTWTQALQFVLMMAVLVWLAAMVLGSGFSYTGAVEDLSRQPLLNPVLVDGQWQLQPVRSALQSDAPARFDEPGARYSVLGQTMLLITLMLGTAGLPHVMNRYFTSPTGREARRTTVWVLGAAGVFYMLAVMLGTAARSVIEQVADTTPWLADLTVDGVLRIPEHAMLTLGRLSAGQAGLATIAIAALVAVISTMAGLLLAAAASWGHDTFAGVVNRRATQAQVVLAGRLAVVGTAAVAAVVALQLEPASLSALFPSAVATMVTWAFAVAGSALTPVIILSIWWRRTTAAGAVAGLFVGSGTAITMFLIALLRPDWSVATLLLTPTPVAAPCAIIAAVVVSLRTEVPADLPELWVRLHGTAADRAAERLARLTIRSAEAHRPPSDQVRVGGTGRWS; from the coding sequence GTGACCGTCGACCTGGCGGCGCTGATCGCCACCCTGGCCGGCCTTACGATGCTCGCCCTGGCACTCGCCGTGCGGCCACGGCGGGCATCGAGCATCGACTTCTACCTCGCCGGTCAACGGATCGGTGTGGTGACCAACGCGCTGGCGATATGTGGCGACTACTTCTCGGCGGCGTCGTTCCTGGGTGTCGCTGCCGCCGTCTACGTCTCGGGCCTGGACGGGGTGTGGTACGCAGCCGGGTTCGCGGCCGGGTTCGTGCCCGTCCTGCTGTTCGTCGCGGCGCCGATGCGCCGCTTCGGCCAGTACTCGCTGCCTGACTTCCTGGGCCGCCGGCTCGTGTCCGACCAGGTCCGCCTGGCCGCGGTCGGCGTGGTCCAGATCATCGTCCTCAGCTACCTCATACCCCAGGCGGTGGCGAGCGGAATCACGTGGAGCCTCCTGGTCGGATCGGGCGTCCTCGGACTCGATGCCTACGCGACCGGCGTGGTGGTCGCGACCACGACGATCGCCGGCCTGGTCGCGTTCGGTGGCATGCGCGGCACGACGTGGACCCAGGCCTTGCAGTTCGTGCTCATGATGGCGGTGCTGGTGTGGCTCGCTGCGATGGTCCTGGGCAGTGGCTTCAGCTACACGGGTGCTGTGGAGGATCTGTCCAGACAGCCGCTGCTCAACCCCGTGCTCGTCGACGGGCAGTGGCAGCTGCAGCCGGTGCGCAGCGCGCTGCAGTCGGATGCCCCGGCGCGCTTCGACGAGCCAGGCGCACGGTACTCGGTCCTCGGGCAGACCATGCTGCTGATCACGCTCATGCTGGGCACCGCGGGGCTGCCCCACGTCATGAACCGCTACTTCACGAGCCCGACCGGCCGGGAGGCCCGACGGACGACCGTGTGGGTGCTGGGTGCGGCCGGTGTGTTCTACATGCTCGCGGTCATGCTCGGCACAGCCGCACGCAGCGTGATCGAACAGGTCGCGGACACCACGCCGTGGCTGGCGGACCTGACGGTCGATGGGGTGCTGCGGATCCCCGAGCACGCGATGCTGACGCTCGGACGGCTGAGCGCCGGCCAGGCCGGGCTGGCGACGATCGCGATCGCGGCGCTCGTGGCGGTGATCTCGACCATGGCTGGCCTGCTGCTCGCCGCGGCCGCGTCCTGGGGGCACGACACCTTCGCCGGCGTCGTCAACCGCCGCGCGACCCAGGCGCAGGTCGTGCTCGCGGGGCGTCTCGCGGTCGTGGGCACCGCCGCGGTCGCCGCCGTCGTCGCGTTGCAGCTGGAGCCGGCGTCGCTGTCGGCGCTGTTCCCCTCGGCGGTGGCCACGATGGTCACCTGGGCATTCGCTGTCGCAGGTTCGGCGCTGACGCCGGTGATCATCCTGTCCATCTGGTGGCGCAGAACGACGGCGGCGGGCGCGGTCGCGGGGCTCTTCGTTGGCAGCGGCACCGCGATCACCATGTTCCTGATCGCCCTGCTGCGCCCCGACTGGTCGGTGGCGACGCTGTTGCTGACGCCGACGCCGGTCGCTGCGCCGTGTGCCATCATCGCAGCCGTCGTGGTCTCGCTGCGGACCGAGGTGCCGGCCGACCTTCCGGAGCTGTGGGTGCGGCTGCACGGCACCGCCGCGGACCGGGCCGCCGAACGGCTGGCCCGGTTGACGATCCGCAGCGCCGAAGCCCACCGGCCCCCCTCCGATCAGGTCCGCGTCGGGGGCACGGGACGCTGGTCATGA
- a CDS encoding histidine kinase, with amino-acid sequence MSRSAGLLATVVAAAWILLYVTTQMIADPPLHTGVIIALGVAVTTALILGFPSTLRGPRDPLAATGRGRLLRLRVPGAQSSTSVAVFGRHLPLRSGLTPEAADRTVRLLRPILAGDAVAITDTESVLAFVGPGSDHHRSGHQPTTAATRAVLAGGRTKVLRTREELGCSDPTCPLRTAVVAPLLVAHRVVGTLKVYRIDGTPPAKQPVQDLASILSLHLELAEADRERQLAADARLNALRAQINPHFLFNVLNTIASKARTDPENARRLLLRLSDFFRYSIRQDGQFADFAQEYFFVRTYLSLEQARYGDSLHVRFDVDPQVLSVQVPVLTIQPLVENAVKHGLSEKVGGGTVSLRARVDPLSGTTMIQVRDDGVGMPDDVLDRVLAGQAPSEGIGLRNINQRLENLFGERYSMHVRSGRDKGTTVDLRLPLR; translated from the coding sequence ATGAGCCGCTCGGCCGGACTGCTCGCGACGGTCGTGGCGGCCGCGTGGATCCTGCTGTACGTCACGACGCAGATGATCGCCGACCCACCGCTGCACACCGGCGTGATCATCGCGCTCGGCGTGGCCGTGACGACCGCCCTGATCCTGGGCTTCCCATCGACGCTGCGCGGGCCGCGCGATCCGCTGGCAGCCACCGGCCGGGGTCGGCTGCTGCGACTGCGCGTGCCGGGGGCACAGTCGTCGACGTCGGTCGCCGTCTTCGGACGCCATCTGCCGTTGCGGTCGGGCCTGACGCCAGAGGCGGCAGATCGGACCGTGCGGCTGCTGCGGCCAATCCTCGCCGGCGATGCGGTTGCGATCACCGACACCGAGTCCGTGCTCGCGTTCGTCGGCCCGGGCAGTGACCACCACCGGTCGGGGCACCAGCCGACGACCGCAGCCACCCGCGCGGTCCTCGCCGGCGGGAGGACCAAGGTGCTGCGCACGCGCGAGGAACTGGGCTGCTCCGACCCGACGTGTCCCCTGCGGACAGCCGTCGTGGCGCCGCTTCTGGTGGCCCACCGCGTGGTCGGCACGTTGAAGGTGTACCGCATCGACGGGACCCCGCCCGCGAAGCAGCCGGTGCAGGACCTGGCCAGCATCCTGTCGTTGCACCTCGAGCTCGCCGAGGCCGACCGTGAGCGGCAGCTGGCGGCCGACGCGCGGCTGAACGCGCTGCGCGCGCAGATCAACCCGCACTTCCTGTTCAACGTCCTCAACACCATCGCGTCCAAGGCCAGGACCGACCCTGAGAACGCCCGCCGGCTACTGCTGCGGCTGAGTGACTTCTTCCGCTACTCGATCCGCCAGGACGGGCAGTTCGCCGACTTCGCGCAGGAGTACTTCTTCGTCCGAACGTATCTGTCGCTCGAGCAGGCGAGGTACGGCGACAGCCTGCACGTGCGCTTCGACGTCGACCCGCAGGTCCTGAGCGTGCAGGTGCCGGTGCTGACGATCCAGCCGCTCGTCGAGAACGCGGTCAAGCACGGTCTGTCAGAGAAGGTCGGTGGCGGAACGGTCAGCCTGCGTGCCCGCGTCGACCCGCTGAGCGGGACCACGATGATCCAGGTGCGCGATGACGGGGTGGGCATGCCCGACGACGTGCTGGACCGGGTGCTGGCAGGGCAGGCGCCCAGCGAGGGCATCGGGCTGCGCAACATCAACCAGCGCCTGGAGAACCTGTTCGGCGAGCGATACTCGATGCACGTCCGCTCCGGACGTGACAAGGGCACGACCGTCGACCTGCGCCTGCCGCTGCGCTAG
- a CDS encoding LytTR family DNA-binding domain-containing protein has translation MDARRRARCLIVDDETPARAELRYLLESFPDVQVVGEATNADEAAVLLDSLHYDVVLLDIRMPGGTGLELAARLRAQEHPPAIVFTTAYPDHAVEAFDLAAVDYLVKPFDEDRLRRALERALRPFGADDDDPPTGVTPAGSTLTARIPIQQAGRTVLVEPDAIYYANASRGYSYLKLADDRVLTTYSLADLERRLTDEFFRCHRSYLVNLRHVRELVSDFQGGLMLIMDDPERSRVEVSRRQAAALRRALGV, from the coding sequence ATGGACGCCCGCCGTCGCGCGCGCTGCCTGATCGTCGACGACGAGACGCCCGCCCGCGCCGAGCTGCGGTACCTGCTCGAGTCGTTCCCGGACGTCCAGGTGGTCGGTGAGGCGACCAACGCGGACGAGGCCGCCGTGCTGTTGGACTCGCTGCACTACGACGTGGTACTGCTAGACATCCGCATGCCCGGTGGCACGGGCCTGGAGCTCGCCGCGCGGCTGCGTGCGCAGGAGCATCCCCCGGCGATCGTGTTCACGACCGCGTACCCCGACCACGCCGTCGAGGCCTTCGATCTGGCGGCGGTCGACTACCTGGTCAAGCCGTTCGACGAGGACCGGCTCCGGCGCGCGCTGGAGCGCGCGCTGCGTCCGTTCGGCGCCGACGATGACGATCCGCCCACAGGCGTCACGCCCGCCGGGTCCACCCTCACCGCCCGGATCCCGATCCAGCAGGCCGGCCGCACGGTGCTCGTGGAGCCCGACGCGATCTACTACGCCAACGCGTCACGCGGCTACAGCTACCTCAAGCTCGCCGACGACCGGGTGCTGACCACCTACTCGTTGGCCGACCTCGAGCGGCGCCTGACCGACGAGTTCTTCCGCTGCCACCGCTCCTACCTGGTCAACCTCCGGCACGTCCGCGAACTGGTGTCCGACTTCCAGGGTGGCCTGATGCTGATCATGGACGACCCTGAGCGCAGCCGGGTCGAGGTGTCCCGCCGGCAGGCCGCGGCGCTGCGTCGCGCGCTCGGCGTGTGA
- the mdh gene encoding malate dehydrogenase yields the protein MKVTVIGAGKYGSTTVQRIAQADFADEVVMLDIIEGLPQGLALDMNQSRPIEGYETKVIGTNGYENADGSDIVVVTAGKPRSPGMSRMDLLEDNAKIVGGVARQIAETSPDAVVIVVSNPLDEMTALFQQVSGFPHERVMGQAGLLDTARFQDKIATALGISPLVVEAITLGSHGDTMVPVPSQVTVDGKPLREVMDDDVIEQIVGATRTGGAEIVGLLKQGSAYYAPSSAAARMVGAVALDQGVVLPVCAWVTGEYGISDVYLGVPARLGRSGVTEIVELDLTDDELGALREAAEAVRDKEADVASLV from the coding sequence GTGAAGGTAACCGTGATCGGCGCCGGCAAGTACGGCTCGACGACCGTCCAGCGCATCGCGCAGGCCGACTTCGCCGACGAGGTCGTCATGCTCGACATCATCGAGGGCCTGCCGCAGGGCCTCGCGCTCGACATGAACCAGTCGCGGCCGATCGAGGGCTACGAGACGAAGGTCATCGGCACCAACGGGTACGAGAACGCGGACGGCTCCGACATCGTGGTCGTCACGGCCGGCAAGCCACGGTCGCCGGGCATGAGCCGGATGGACCTGCTCGAGGACAACGCCAAGATCGTCGGTGGTGTCGCGCGCCAGATCGCCGAGACCTCACCCGATGCCGTCGTCATCGTGGTGTCCAATCCGCTCGACGAGATGACTGCGCTGTTCCAGCAGGTGTCGGGCTTTCCCCACGAGCGTGTCATGGGACAGGCAGGCCTGCTCGATACGGCCCGCTTCCAGGACAAGATCGCGACCGCGCTGGGCATCTCGCCGCTCGTGGTCGAGGCGATCACACTCGGCTCGCACGGCGACACGATGGTGCCGGTCCCGTCGCAGGTCACCGTCGACGGCAAGCCACTGCGCGAGGTGATGGACGACGACGTGATCGAGCAGATCGTCGGTGCGACCCGAACCGGCGGCGCCGAGATCGTCGGGTTGCTCAAGCAGGGTTCTGCGTACTACGCGCCGTCGTCGGCCGCGGCCCGCATGGTGGGCGCCGTCGCGCTGGACCAGGGAGTGGTGCTACCGGTCTGCGCATGGGTCACCGGTGAGTACGGGATCAGTGACGTGTACCTGGGCGTGCCGGCGCGGCTCGGCCGGAGCGGTGTGACCGAGATCGTCGAGCTCGACCTCACCGACGACGAGCTGGGGGCATTGCGCGAGGCGGCGGAGGCGGTCCGCGACAAGGAGGCGGACGTCGCCTCACTCGTCTGA